GGCAGCCGCCGGCCCGTTCATTATCCCTCTGGAGCGCCGGCTTGGCACCTATGACCGATTGCTGGCCGCGCCGATATCGTTGCCCACCCTGTTGTTGGGGAAGACGGCGGTGGGGGCGCTTTTCGCCCTGGCCGTCTCCTTCATCGCGCTGATCATCGGCGTCACGGTATTCGGCGTAACGATCGCCGCCCCTTGGCTTCTGATCGCCGGGCTGATCCTGGGCGCCTACAGCTTTGCCGCCCTGGGGCTGATCTTCGGCTCCATCCCAACCCGTAACCCGGGGGATGTGCAAATGCCCAGCACGTTGCTGCGTTGGGGGCTCCTGTTCATCAGCGGCGTGTTCATCCCGCTGGAGGAGATGGCGCCGATGGCCCGGGCGGTGGCCTACCTCTCGCCGCTGACCTACGCACAGGATCTGATGAACCACGCGGTGCTGGGAGCGGGACTGCTTAGCCCACGATTGGACATCGTGATCCTGTTCCTCTCCGGCATCCTATTCCTGATGCCGTCCATATGGCTACACCGGCGGAGCCGTGTACTGGGGTACTAAGCGAATGGCTACGGCCACCAACGATTCACAAGCCTAACAACTAGAGCTGAGGAGAGAACCATGAAGATCGTCGTATCAGCCAACGGATACGATCTGGATGCACCGGCCAGCCCCGTCTTCGGGCGCTGCCCCGTCTACGTCTTCGTCGATACGGAGACGATGGCCTTTGAGGCCGTGGACAACCCGGCGCAGGCCGCCAGCGGCGGCGCCGGCATCCAGGCGGCCCAATTCGTCGTCAACCACGGGGCGCAGGCCGTGCTAAGCGGGAACGTCGGCCCCAACGCCTTCGACGTGTTGGCGGCGGCCAACGTGCCCGTCTACCTGGTCGCTGAAGGCACGGTGCGCGATGCGGTCGAGGCGTTCAAGGCCGGCCGTCTGCAACGGATGGACCAGGCCAGCGTGCGAGCACACGCCGGGATGCGCGGCGGACGCGGTATGGGAATGCGCGGTGGCATGGGAGGTAGCCGAGGCATGGGCGCCGGCCGAGGCATGACATCTTCCACGACTCCTCCATCGACGAACGCGCGTACCCGGGAGATCGAGGAGTTGAAGGGGCAGGCCCGCGAGCTGCGCCAACAACTGGCTCAGCTCCTGGACCGCATCGATCAACTGGAGCGAGGATCGTAACACGCCTCTCGGATTATCAATCTCAGAGCGTGTCTGAGAAATAAAGCGGGGTTCCCGTGGAGGGGAGGCCCATCCACACCTCCCCTTGTGGAGCTGGTAGCTGAGGAAGACCCTCAGACACCTTGCCGATAAACTTTCAGACACGCTCTCAGGAGGGGGAAGACACATGCGTATCGCCATTTCCGCTGATGATCCCAACGGACTGGAAGCCATCGTCAGCCCACACTTCGGGCGATGTCCTTACTATGTCCTCGTGGACGTGGAGGAGGGGCAGATCGCGGCCGTCCAGGCGATCGAGAATCCCTACTTTCGGCAACATGCCCCCGGCGTGGTGCCCGAATTCATTCGCCGACAGGGGGCCAATGTCATGCTCACCGGAGGCATGGGCCGTCGCGCGGTGGCCTTCTTCGAGCAGTTCGGCATCGAGCCGGTGACGGGCGCCAGCGGGACGGTGCGCCACGCGCTGTCCCAATACCTGAACGGCGATCTCACGGGCGCCCAACCGTGCCATGAGAGCGTAGCCCATGCCCAACAAGAAGGTGAATACGAGAGGGACGAGGTTGGCCGTCTACGCGAGGAGGCCGAAGGGCTACGGGAGCAACTGAAACAGATCGAGGACCGGTTGGGCCGGTTATCATCCAATTGAGGGAGACATGGTCATCACAGTAGCCAGTGGCAAAGGCGGCACAGGCAAGACCACCGTCGCCGTCAATCTCGGG
The Chloroflexota bacterium genome window above contains:
- a CDS encoding dinitrogenase iron-molybdenum cofactor biosynthesis protein, whose product is MRIAISADDPNGLEAIVSPHFGRCPYYVLVDVEEGQIAAVQAIENPYFRQHAPGVVPEFIRRQGANVMLTGGMGRRAVAFFEQFGIEPVTGASGTVRHALSQYLNGDLTGAQPCHESVAHAQQEGEYERDEVGRLREEAEGLREQLKQIEDRLGRLSSN
- a CDS encoding dinitrogenase iron-molybdenum cofactor biosynthesis protein, which encodes MKIVVSANGYDLDAPASPVFGRCPVYVFVDTETMAFEAVDNPAQAASGGAGIQAAQFVVNHGAQAVLSGNVGPNAFDVLAAANVPVYLVAEGTVRDAVEAFKAGRLQRMDQASVRAHAGMRGGRGMGMRGGMGGSRGMGAGRGMTSSTTPPSTNARTREIEELKGQARELRQQLAQLLDRIDQLERGS
- a CDS encoding ABC transporter permease; this encodes MSGEWLQRVRDELAQTWAITVKDMKVYYLRPGMIMFGVLMPFFLFFSFSVRREIAAAQGVARLLALTIFFTAAAAGPFIIPLERRLGTYDRLLAAPISLPTLLLGKTAVGALFALAVSFIALIIGVTVFGVTIAAPWLLIAGLILGAYSFAALGLIFGSIPTRNPGDVQMPSTLLRWGLLFISGVFIPLEEMAPMARAVAYLSPLTYAQDLMNHAVLGAGLLSPRLDIVILFLSGILFLMPSIWLHRRSRVLGY